In Pseudomonas sp. DNDY-54, a genomic segment contains:
- a CDS encoding DUF4123 domain-containing protein, which translates to MSNSGAILIDGAAIENVLAWLYQNYPDHQPRPLLLDTPYEALMGIGPILLDAPPCSALQRDWAAGLAGLQHGLWLETTQPVDQLFASLQRRLRIHSPDGREFWLRIADARPLRLAWKNGAAWPTGFWHGVSCLWLRDQQGPMKAWINDTPELDSAPHENGLNAQVILDWPLLEALTQDMDSSKEAVV; encoded by the coding sequence ATGAGCAACAGTGGCGCGATTCTGATCGATGGGGCAGCCATCGAAAATGTTCTGGCTTGGCTGTATCAGAACTACCCCGACCACCAGCCGCGCCCACTCTTGCTCGACACACCTTACGAAGCGCTGATGGGCATCGGCCCGATTCTGCTGGATGCGCCCCCATGCAGTGCGCTCCAGCGCGATTGGGCTGCTGGCCTGGCCGGCCTGCAACATGGCCTATGGCTGGAAACGACCCAGCCTGTCGACCAACTGTTCGCCAGCCTGCAGCGGCGCTTGCGCATCCATTCCCCGGATGGCCGTGAGTTCTGGTTGCGTATCGCCGATGCGCGTCCGCTTCGCCTTGCCTGGAAAAACGGCGCAGCCTGGCCGACGGGCTTCTGGCATGGCGTTTCATGCCTTTGGCTGCGCGATCAGCAGGGCCCGATGAAAGCATGGATCAATGACACGCCAGAACTTGACAGCGCCCCCCATGAGAACGGCCTGAATGCTCAGGTGATTCTGGATTGGCCGCTGCTAGAAGCACTGACTCAAGA